A portion of the Streptomyces coeruleoprunus genome contains these proteins:
- a CDS encoding phosphoribosylaminoimidazolesuccinocarboxamide synthase, which produces MSGFVEKPEPIQVPGLVHLHTGKVRDLYRNEAGDLVMVASDRMSAYDWVLPTEIPDKGRVLTQLSLWWFDRLADLIPNHVLTTELPAGAPADWAGRTLVCKSLQMIPVECVARGYLTGSGLAEYNETRTVCGLALPEGLTDGSELPAPIFTPATKAAVGEHDENVSYEEVARQVGAETAAQLRQTTLAVYSRARDIARDRGIILADTKFEFGFDADGGLVIADEVLTPDSSRFWPADQWEPGHAQPSYDKQFVRDWLTSPASGWDRKSEQPPPALPQDVVDATRAKYIEAYERLTGTSWQ; this is translated from the coding sequence GTGTCCGGATTCGTAGAAAAGCCCGAGCCGATTCAGGTGCCGGGCCTGGTGCATCTGCACACCGGCAAGGTGCGCGACCTGTACCGGAACGAGGCGGGCGACCTCGTGATGGTCGCCAGCGACCGCATGTCCGCGTACGACTGGGTGCTGCCCACGGAGATCCCCGACAAGGGGCGGGTGCTCACCCAGCTCTCCCTGTGGTGGTTCGACCGGCTCGCGGACCTCATCCCGAACCATGTGCTCACCACCGAGCTGCCCGCCGGCGCCCCCGCCGACTGGGCCGGCCGGACGCTGGTGTGCAAGTCCCTGCAGATGATCCCCGTCGAGTGCGTGGCCCGCGGCTACCTCACCGGCTCGGGGCTCGCCGAGTACAACGAGACCCGCACGGTCTGCGGCCTCGCCCTCCCCGAAGGCCTCACCGACGGCTCGGAGCTCCCGGCCCCGATCTTCACGCCCGCCACCAAGGCGGCCGTCGGCGAGCACGACGAGAACGTGTCGTACGAGGAGGTGGCCCGCCAGGTCGGCGCCGAGACCGCCGCGCAGCTGCGCCAGACGACGCTGGCCGTCTACAGCCGGGCCCGGGACATCGCCCGCGACCGGGGCATCATCCTCGCGGACACCAAATTCGAGTTCGGCTTCGACGCGGACGGCGGTCTGGTCATCGCGGACGAGGTGCTGACGCCGGACTCCTCCCGCTTCTGGCCGGCCGACCAGTGGGAGCCGGGCCACGCCCAGCCGTCCTACGACAAGCAGTTCGTCCGGGACTGGCTGACGTCCCCGGCGTCCGGCTGGGACCGGAAGAGCGAGCAGCCGCCGCCGGCGCTGCCGCAGGACGTGGTCGACGCGACCCGCGCCAAGTACATCGAGGCGTACGAGCGGCTGACCGGCACGAGCTGGCAGTGA
- a CDS encoding response regulator transcription factor: protein MAYGGSGAGPGGERPGAGRVPVRVLLADDEHLIRGALAALLGLEDDLVVVAEAASGPEAIAMARVHHPDVAVLDLQMPGADGVRVATCLRAELPDCRTMIVTSHGRPGHLKRALAAGVRGFVPKTVSAQRLAEIIRTVHAGSRYVDPELAADAISAGDSPLTAREAEVLELAADGAPVTEIARRASLSPGTVRNYLSSAASKLGAENRHAAVRLARERGWV from the coding sequence ATGGCGTACGGAGGATCCGGCGCGGGACCCGGGGGCGAGCGCCCCGGAGCCGGGCGGGTACCGGTGCGGGTGTTGCTCGCCGACGACGAGCATCTGATCCGGGGGGCGCTCGCCGCGCTGCTCGGGCTGGAGGACGACCTCGTCGTCGTGGCCGAGGCGGCGTCCGGGCCCGAGGCGATCGCCATGGCCCGCGTCCACCACCCGGACGTCGCGGTGCTGGACCTCCAGATGCCGGGCGCCGACGGTGTGAGGGTCGCCACATGCCTGCGGGCCGAGCTGCCCGACTGCCGCACCATGATCGTGACCAGTCACGGCCGCCCCGGGCACCTCAAGCGGGCCCTCGCGGCCGGCGTGCGGGGCTTCGTCCCGAAGACCGTCAGCGCCCAGCGGCTCGCCGAGATCATCCGTACCGTCCACGCCGGAAGCCGTTACGTGGACCCGGAGTTGGCGGCCGACGCGATCTCCGCCGGCGACTCCCCGCTGACGGCCCGGGAGGCCGAGGTGCTGGAGCTCGCGGCGGACGGCGCGCCCGTCACGGAGATCGCCCGCAGGGCGTCCCTGTCGCCCGGGACCGTCCGGAACTACCTGTCGTCGGCCGCATCGAAACTCGGCGCCGAGAACCGTCATGCCGCGGTTCGTCTCGCGCGGGAGCGAGGTTGGGTATAG
- a CDS encoding sensor histidine kinase — translation MARLTGWWSRRSNLEKVELYTRWTYHSLAVIELSVTGSAVAQAGRPMGGWLLLAAVAHVVLVAVLASRAFDWLMGQRGRPDRLIAVVAALSVVCAALAMAAHRFGPLDDLEAAAYAVVGAISWGVGGVVLCLLKARHMLAVAAAGAVVTGLAGAALTLPLPACIGFAFAALFGGLAFAFTSGFSGWLLRAVRELDAARELQARLAVAEERLRFGRDLHDVMGRNLSVIALKSELAVQLARRGSTDRAVEQMAEVQHIAQESQREVRDVVRGYREADLRTELDGARGVLDAAGISCAIEVAGAELPARVQSALGWVVREATTNVLRHGDARRCTVSVAVRDGVAVLVVENDGTGAHGGRATPAGGHPGPGSGLAGLRERLAALGGTLDAGAADAGRFRVTARVPMAVREGAR, via the coding sequence ATGGCCAGGCTGACCGGCTGGTGGAGCCGCAGGAGCAACCTCGAGAAGGTGGAGCTCTACACGCGCTGGACGTACCACTCACTGGCGGTGATCGAGCTGTCCGTCACCGGGAGCGCGGTGGCCCAGGCGGGCCGGCCCATGGGCGGCTGGCTGCTCCTGGCGGCCGTCGCCCACGTCGTGCTCGTCGCGGTGCTGGCGTCACGGGCGTTCGACTGGCTGATGGGGCAGCGGGGGCGCCCCGACCGGCTGATCGCGGTGGTGGCCGCGCTGTCCGTCGTGTGCGCCGCGCTCGCCATGGCCGCCCACCGGTTCGGGCCGCTGGACGACCTGGAGGCGGCGGCGTACGCCGTGGTCGGAGCGATCAGCTGGGGTGTCGGCGGCGTCGTGCTGTGCCTGCTGAAGGCGCGGCACATGCTGGCGGTCGCGGCCGCGGGGGCCGTGGTCACCGGGCTGGCGGGCGCGGCGCTCACGCTGCCGCTCCCCGCGTGCATCGGCTTCGCGTTCGCCGCGCTCTTCGGGGGGCTCGCCTTCGCGTTCACCAGCGGGTTCTCGGGCTGGCTGCTGCGGGCCGTACGGGAGCTGGACGCGGCGCGCGAGCTGCAGGCGCGGCTGGCCGTCGCCGAGGAGCGGCTGCGGTTCGGGCGGGACCTGCACGACGTGATGGGCCGCAACCTGTCCGTCATCGCGCTCAAGAGCGAGCTGGCCGTGCAGCTGGCACGGCGGGGCTCGACGGACCGGGCCGTGGAGCAGATGGCCGAGGTGCAGCACATCGCCCAGGAGTCGCAGCGGGAGGTGCGGGACGTGGTGCGCGGCTACCGCGAGGCCGACCTCCGTACCGAACTGGACGGCGCCCGCGGCGTGCTGGACGCGGCGGGCATCTCCTGCGCGATCGAGGTCGCGGGGGCCGAACTGCCGGCGCGGGTGCAGTCGGCGCTCGGCTGGGTCGTCCGGGAGGCCACCACGAACGTCCTGCGCCACGGCGACGCCCGGCGCTGCACCGTGTCGGTGGCCGTACGGGACGGGGTGGCGGTGCTGGTCGTGGAGAACGACGGGACGGGCGCGCACGGGGGTCGCGCCACGCCCGCCGGCGGGCATCCCGGCCCCGGCTCCGGCCTGGCCGGGCTGCGGGAACGGCTCGCCGCACTGGGCGGCACGCTGGACGCGGGCGCGGCGGACGCCGGCCGCTTCCGCGTCACGGCGCGCGTACCGATGGCCGTACGGGAGGGAGCACGGTGA
- a CDS encoding ABC transporter permease: MTATTRLAALGRAELTLLVRNRMALFTALLMPALMIGSIRAATDRVGLDGTGMNVAEAAVTGGVGMVLLLVVYLNLVSAYVGRREELVLKRLRTGEASDREILAGTALPATCLALVQCVLLVAAAVTLLGVRAPERPELLVGGLLAGIALCVGLAVVTSGATRTVESAQLTTMPLFLVSALGSGLFVPVEVFPETMASVCELLPLSGVMTLVRAGWLGGGDGGELLKAALTTLGWAAVSVLAARRWFRWEPRT; this comes from the coding sequence ATGACGGCGACCACGCGGCTCGCCGCGCTCGGCCGGGCCGAGCTGACGCTGCTCGTACGGAACCGGATGGCGCTGTTCACGGCGCTGCTGATGCCCGCGCTCATGATCGGGTCGATCCGGGCGGCCACCGACCGGGTGGGCCTCGACGGGACCGGGATGAACGTCGCGGAGGCCGCCGTGACGGGCGGCGTCGGGATGGTGCTGCTCCTCGTCGTCTACCTCAACCTCGTCTCCGCCTACGTGGGGCGGCGCGAGGAGCTGGTCCTCAAGCGGCTGCGCACGGGCGAGGCGTCGGACCGCGAGATCCTCGCCGGGACCGCGCTGCCGGCGACCTGCCTGGCCCTGGTGCAGTGCGTGCTGCTGGTGGCGGCGGCCGTTACGCTGCTCGGCGTGCGGGCCCCGGAGCGGCCCGAACTGCTCGTCGGCGGCCTCCTCGCGGGGATCGCGCTGTGCGTCGGGCTCGCCGTGGTCACGTCCGGTGCGACGAGGACGGTGGAGAGCGCCCAGCTCACCACGATGCCGCTGTTCCTGGTGTCGGCGCTCGGCTCCGGACTGTTCGTCCCGGTCGAGGTCTTCCCCGAGACCATGGCCTCGGTGTGCGAACTGCTGCCCCTGAGCGGTGTGATGACCCTCGTACGGGCAGGATGGCTGGGCGGGGGCGACGGGGGCGAGCTGCTGAAGGCGGCGCTGACCACCCTGGGCTGGGCGGCGGTGTCGGTGCTCGCGGCCCGTCGGTGGTTCCGCTGGGAGCCGCGCACCTGA
- a CDS encoding ABC transporter ATP-binding protein, whose protein sequence is MNVYAIEADALRRSYAGGFEAVTGLTFSVAHGEIFALLGTNGAGKTSTVEVLEGLAPACGGTVRVLGHDPYRERAAVRPRIGVMLQEGGFPSDLTVAETVRMWAGCTSGARPTGEALDMVGLAARATVRVKQLSGGERRRLDLALAVLGRPEVLFLDEPTTGLDAEGRRDTWELVRALRDGGTTVLLTTHYLEEAEALADRLAIMHEGRIVTAGTPAEVTASRPSRIRFRLPEGVGAERLPLTLRAARHLGRQVEIRTHELQDALAELLRWADDQGVRLDGLDARSASLEEAFLDIARSGRAVATTETVGV, encoded by the coding sequence ATGAATGTGTACGCGATCGAGGCGGACGCGCTGCGCCGCAGCTATGCCGGCGGCTTCGAGGCCGTGACCGGCCTCACCTTCTCGGTGGCCCACGGCGAGATCTTCGCCCTGCTCGGCACCAACGGCGCCGGCAAGACCTCCACCGTGGAGGTCCTGGAGGGCCTGGCCCCGGCCTGCGGAGGCACCGTACGGGTGCTCGGCCACGACCCTTACCGGGAGCGGGCCGCCGTGCGGCCCCGTATCGGCGTGATGCTCCAGGAGGGCGGCTTCCCGTCCGACCTGACCGTCGCCGAGACCGTACGGATGTGGGCCGGCTGCACCAGCGGCGCCCGGCCCACCGGCGAGGCGCTGGACATGGTGGGCCTCGCGGCCCGCGCCACGGTCCGGGTCAAGCAGCTGTCCGGTGGCGAGCGGCGGCGGCTCGACCTGGCACTCGCCGTACTGGGACGGCCCGAGGTGCTGTTCCTCGACGAGCCGACCACCGGCCTGGACGCCGAGGGCCGCCGGGACACCTGGGAACTCGTCCGGGCGCTGCGCGACGGCGGCACGACCGTCCTCCTCACCACGCACTACCTGGAGGAGGCGGAGGCGCTCGCCGACCGGCTGGCGATCATGCACGAGGGGCGGATCGTCACGGCGGGCACTCCGGCGGAGGTCACCGCGTCCCGGCCCTCCCGCATCCGCTTCCGGCTTCCCGAGGGCGTCGGCGCGGAGCGGCTGCCGCTCACGCTGCGGGCCGCCCGGCATCTGGGGCGGCAGGTCGAGATCCGTACGCACGAACTCCAGGACGCGCTCGCCGAGCTGCTGCGGTGGGCCGACGACCAGGGCGTACGGCTGGACGGGCTCGACGCCCGGTCGGCCTCGCTGGAAGAGGCCTTCCTCGACATCGCCCGCTCCGGGCGGGCTGTCGCCACGACCGAGACGGTGGGGGTGTGA
- a CDS encoding Lsr2 family protein, whose translation MAQRVVVSLFDDIDGGEAAETVRFGIDGKWYEIDLNEANAEKLRKALAPYMAAGRKQSTGPEKSRRTYRHTAVAPDPAAVRAWAQSNKMDVPARGRIPKRIYEAFQAAS comes from the coding sequence GTGGCGCAGCGCGTAGTGGTCTCGCTCTTCGACGACATCGACGGCGGAGAAGCGGCGGAAACGGTCAGGTTCGGGATCGACGGTAAGTGGTACGAGATCGACCTCAATGAAGCCAATGCAGAGAAACTGCGCAAGGCGCTCGCGCCCTACATGGCGGCGGGTCGAAAGCAGTCGACCGGTCCCGAGAAGTCCCGCAGGACGTACCGGCACACCGCCGTCGCCCCCGACCCGGCGGCCGTCCGCGCCTGGGCACAGTCCAACAAGATGGACGTGCCGGCCCGCGGCCGGATCCCGAAGCGGATCTACGAGGCGTTCCAGGCGGCCAGTTGA
- the purS gene encoding phosphoribosylformylglycinamidine synthase subunit PurS has translation MARVVVDVMLKPEILDPQGQAVQRALPRLGFEGIADVRQGKRFELDVEGPVDEAALARIHEMAETFLANTVIEDFVVKVEEA, from the coding sequence GTGGCACGCGTCGTAGTCGACGTCATGCTCAAGCCGGAGATCCTCGACCCGCAGGGACAGGCGGTGCAGCGCGCACTGCCCCGTCTCGGCTTCGAGGGGATCGCGGACGTCCGTCAGGGAAAGCGCTTCGAACTGGATGTGGAGGGCCCGGTCGACGAGGCCGCCCTCGCCCGCATCCATGAGATGGCCGAAACCTTCCTCGCCAACACCGTCATCGAGGACTTCGTCGTCAAGGTGGAGGAGGCGTGA
- the purQ gene encoding phosphoribosylformylglycinamidine synthase subunit PurQ — MTTRIGVVTFPGTLDDQDALRAARVAGAEPVSLWHRDKDLKQVDAVVLAGGFSYGDYLRAGAISRFSPVMETIIEQAKAGMPVLGICNGFQILTEAHLLPGAMLRNNHLHFICRDQKLRVENANTAWTLDYEQGQEISVPLKNMDGRYVADERTLDELEAEGRVAFRYLDMNPNGSLRDIAGITNAAGNVVGLMPHPEHAVEPLIGTGGTDGLGFFTSILKKLVNA; from the coding sequence GTGACCACTCGTATCGGAGTCGTCACCTTCCCCGGGACGCTCGACGACCAGGACGCGCTCCGCGCGGCCCGGGTCGCGGGCGCCGAGCCGGTCTCGCTGTGGCACCGTGACAAGGACCTCAAGCAGGTCGACGCGGTCGTCCTCGCGGGCGGCTTCTCCTACGGCGACTACCTGCGCGCCGGCGCCATCTCCCGGTTCTCCCCGGTGATGGAGACGATCATCGAGCAGGCGAAGGCCGGCATGCCGGTCCTCGGTATCTGCAACGGCTTCCAGATCCTCACCGAGGCCCATCTGCTGCCGGGCGCGATGCTGCGCAACAACCACCTGCACTTCATCTGCCGCGACCAGAAGCTGCGGGTGGAGAACGCGAACACCGCCTGGACCCTCGACTACGAGCAGGGCCAGGAGATCTCCGTACCGCTGAAGAACATGGACGGCCGGTACGTCGCCGACGAGCGCACGCTCGACGAGCTGGAGGCCGAGGGCCGGGTCGCGTTCCGCTACCTCGACATGAACCCCAACGGCTCGCTGCGCGACATCGCGGGCATCACCAACGCCGCCGGCAATGTCGTCGGCCTGATGCCGCACCCGGAGCACGCCGTCGAGCCGCTCATCGGCACGGGCGGCACCGACGGCCTCGGATTCTTCACCTCGATCCTCAAGAAGCTGGTCAACGCATGA
- the purL gene encoding phosphoribosylformylglycinamidine synthase subunit PurL: MTLDTVKHAAETPDVEQPWAELGLKKDEYERIREILGRRPTGAELAMYSVMWSEHCSYKSSKVHLKQFGEKAPENDALLVGIGENAGVVDVGQGYAVTFKVESHNHPSYIEPYQGAATGVGGIVRDILAMGARPVAVVDPLRFGAADHPDTKRVLPGVVAGIGGYGNCLGLPNIGGEVVFDSCYQGNPLVNAGCIGVMKHEDIHLAKASGPGNKVILYGARTGGDGIGGVSVLASETFDDTKPTKRPAVQVGDPFQEKLLIECTLEIFGEKLVAGIQDLGGAGLSCATSELASAGTGGMRVELDTVPLRDATLSPEEILMSESQERMCAIVEPQHVDRFMEICEKWDVIATVIGEVTDGDRLEIFWHGEQIVDVPPGTVAHEGPTYHRPYARPEWQDALQADDANKLARPSSGEELREQVLKLVSSPNQASKAWITDQYDRFVQGNTVLAQPEDSGMVRIDEETNLGVAIATDGNGRYAKLDPYTGAQLALAEAYRNVAASGAKPLAVSDCLNFGSPEDTGVMWQFAEATRGLADACQKLGTPVTGGNVSLYNQTGDVAIHPTPVVAVLGVIDDVTRRTPIAFAEEGQLLYLLGDTKEEFGGSAWSEVVHDHLGGLPPAVDLDREKLLGEILISASRDGMVDAAHDLSDGGLIQAVTESCLRGGKGARLVVPDGLDAFTFLFSESAGRAVVAVPRSEELRFTDMCGARGLPATRIGVVDGEEIDVQGEFTIPLSELRTAYEATIPALLA; this comes from the coding sequence ATGACCCTCGACACCGTCAAGCACGCGGCCGAGACCCCCGACGTCGAGCAGCCGTGGGCCGAACTCGGCCTGAAGAAGGACGAGTACGAGCGCATCCGCGAGATCCTCGGCCGCCGCCCGACCGGCGCCGAGCTGGCGATGTACTCCGTGATGTGGTCCGAGCACTGCTCGTACAAGAGCAGCAAGGTCCACCTGAAGCAGTTCGGCGAGAAGGCCCCGGAGAACGACGCCCTCCTCGTCGGCATCGGCGAGAACGCCGGCGTCGTCGACGTCGGCCAGGGGTACGCGGTGACCTTCAAGGTCGAGTCGCACAACCACCCCTCGTACATCGAGCCCTACCAGGGCGCGGCCACCGGCGTCGGCGGCATCGTCCGCGACATCCTCGCCATGGGCGCCCGCCCGGTCGCCGTCGTCGACCCGCTCCGCTTCGGCGCGGCCGACCACCCCGACACCAAGCGGGTCCTCCCGGGCGTCGTCGCCGGCATCGGCGGCTACGGCAACTGCCTGGGCCTGCCCAACATCGGCGGCGAGGTCGTCTTCGACTCCTGCTACCAGGGCAACCCGCTGGTCAACGCCGGCTGCATCGGCGTGATGAAGCACGAGGACATCCACCTCGCCAAGGCGTCGGGCCCCGGCAACAAGGTCATCCTGTACGGCGCCCGCACCGGCGGCGACGGCATCGGCGGCGTCTCGGTCCTCGCGTCGGAGACCTTCGACGACACGAAGCCCACCAAGCGCCCCGCCGTCCAGGTCGGCGACCCCTTCCAGGAGAAGCTCCTCATCGAGTGCACCCTGGAGATCTTCGGCGAGAAGCTGGTCGCCGGCATCCAGGACCTCGGCGGCGCCGGCCTGTCCTGCGCGACCTCCGAGCTGGCCTCGGCCGGCACCGGCGGTATGCGCGTGGAGCTGGACACCGTGCCGCTGCGCGACGCGACCCTCTCGCCCGAGGAGATCCTCATGAGCGAGTCGCAGGAGCGCATGTGCGCGATCGTCGAGCCGCAGCACGTCGACCGCTTCATGGAGATCTGCGAGAAGTGGGACGTCATCGCCACCGTCATCGGTGAGGTGACGGACGGCGACCGGCTGGAGATCTTCTGGCACGGCGAGCAGATCGTGGACGTGCCCCCGGGCACGGTCGCCCACGAGGGCCCGACGTACCACCGCCCGTACGCCCGCCCGGAGTGGCAGGACGCCCTCCAGGCCGACGACGCGAACAAGCTGGCCCGGCCGTCCTCCGGAGAGGAACTGCGCGAGCAGGTCCTCAAGCTCGTCTCGTCGCCGAACCAGGCCTCCAAGGCGTGGATCACCGACCAGTACGACCGGTTCGTGCAGGGCAACACGGTCCTGGCCCAGCCCGAGGACTCGGGCATGGTCCGGATCGACGAGGAGACCAACCTCGGCGTCGCCATCGCCACGGACGGCAACGGCCGGTACGCGAAGCTCGACCCGTACACGGGCGCGCAGCTCGCCCTGGCCGAGGCGTACCGCAACGTCGCCGCGTCCGGCGCCAAGCCGCTGGCCGTCTCCGACTGCCTCAACTTCGGCTCGCCGGAGGACACGGGCGTCATGTGGCAGTTCGCCGAGGCCACGCGCGGTCTCGCGGACGCCTGCCAGAAGCTGGGCACGCCGGTCACGGGCGGCAACGTCTCCCTCTATAACCAGACCGGTGACGTCGCCATCCACCCGACGCCCGTCGTGGCCGTCCTGGGCGTGATCGACGACGTGACCCGCCGTACGCCGATCGCGTTCGCGGAGGAGGGCCAGCTGCTCTACCTCCTCGGCGACACGAAGGAGGAGTTCGGCGGCTCGGCCTGGTCCGAGGTCGTCCACGACCACCTCGGCGGCCTGCCGCCGGCCGTGGACCTGGACCGGGAGAAGCTGCTCGGCGAGATCCTGATCTCGGCGTCCCGCGACGGCATGGTCGACGCGGCGCACGACCTGTCCGACGGCGGCCTGATCCAGGCGGTCACCGAGTCGTGCCTGCGCGGCGGCAAGGGCGCCCGGCTCGTCGTGCCGGACGGCCTCGACGCCTTCACGTTCCTGTTCAGCGAGTCGGCCGGCCGCGCGGTCGTGGCCGTCCCGCGCAGCGAGGAGCTCCGCTTCACCGACATGTGCGGCGCCCGCGGCCTGCCGGCCACGCGCATCGGTGTCGTCGACGGCGAAGAGATCGACGTGCAGGGCGAGTTCACCATCCCGCTGAGCGAGCTGCGCACGGCGTACGAGGCGACGATCCCGGCCCTGCTGGCCTGA
- a CDS encoding serine/threonine-protein kinase, protein MSDTALRQAGAAPLKPGDPVRIGPYTPLGVLGSGGMGRVFLARPTDGAAGLAAVKVIRPEYAEDAEFRRRLEREAAVQASIHTPRAPRLQGTGFHDDLLWMATDYIPGLSLDQAVRQHGVLDRDTVWRLVAELAEALVALASAGVVHRDLKPSNVLLSLHGAQVIDFGISKAGGASMLTATGQRVGTPAFMAPEYLREGRSDTSSDVFSLGGTLVFAATGQGPFGLGTGMDVMHRVAFEEPNQHILGEVTGADPELGALLTACLAKDPALRPAPQQLVAAAAARPWQGWQQPLHGSLAGLRGAYETLHRMPLAAVPPHPATQRVTAPAPPPGFGPAAEPGRRRGGKALSLTLAAVVAIGALVGGAYALTRGEADPRPPVAQGSVPAVPGGATPDDGAASPLASASAGSSPTPTPTRTREAPSPTPAATRTVTASPTTAPTAEAAPPPVSTPPAEPRWISECTMYGGSELTRYGDKNVRVTQVQCMLVRRGYSVGAAGEDGDFGTATKNAVIAFQESKGLAADGLVGEQTWAALRSAT, encoded by the coding sequence GTGTCAGACACCGCTCTGCGGCAGGCGGGCGCTGCCCCGCTGAAGCCGGGCGATCCGGTCAGGATCGGCCCGTACACACCGCTCGGGGTACTCGGCAGCGGCGGCATGGGCCGGGTCTTCCTGGCCCGGCCGACGGACGGCGCCGCGGGGCTCGCCGCCGTGAAGGTGATCCGCCCCGAGTACGCGGAGGACGCCGAGTTCCGCAGGCGCCTGGAGCGTGAGGCGGCCGTGCAGGCCAGCATCCACACCCCGCGCGCACCCCGGCTGCAGGGCACCGGCTTCCACGACGACCTGCTGTGGATGGCCACCGACTACATCCCCGGCCTCAGCCTCGACCAGGCCGTACGACAGCACGGCGTGCTGGACCGGGACACGGTCTGGCGGCTCGTCGCCGAGCTGGCCGAGGCCCTGGTGGCCCTCGCGTCCGCCGGGGTCGTCCACCGCGACCTCAAGCCGTCGAACGTGCTGCTCTCCCTGCACGGCGCGCAGGTCATCGACTTCGGGATCTCCAAGGCCGGTGGCGCCAGCATGCTCACGGCCACGGGCCAGCGCGTCGGCACGCCCGCCTTCATGGCGCCCGAGTACCTGAGGGAGGGCCGCTCCGACACGTCGTCCGACGTGTTCTCGCTGGGCGGCACCCTCGTCTTCGCGGCCACCGGACAGGGTCCCTTCGGCCTGGGCACGGGCATGGACGTCATGCACCGGGTCGCGTTCGAGGAGCCGAACCAGCACATCCTCGGCGAGGTCACCGGGGCCGACCCGGAGCTGGGCGCGCTGCTGACGGCGTGCCTCGCGAAGGACCCCGCGCTGCGGCCGGCCCCGCAGCAGCTGGTCGCCGCCGCGGCCGCCCGCCCCTGGCAGGGCTGGCAGCAGCCGCTGCACGGCAGCCTCGCGGGACTGCGGGGCGCGTACGAGACGCTGCACCGCATGCCGCTCGCCGCGGTGCCCCCGCACCCGGCGACGCAGCGCGTGACCGCGCCCGCGCCGCCGCCCGGCTTCGGCCCCGCCGCGGAACCGGGGCGGCGCCGCGGCGGGAAGGCGCTGTCCCTGACGCTGGCGGCGGTCGTGGCGATCGGCGCGCTGGTGGGCGGCGCGTACGCGCTCACCCGCGGCGAGGCCGACCCTCGGCCGCCCGTCGCCCAGGGCTCCGTCCCGGCGGTGCCCGGCGGCGCGACGCCGGACGACGGCGCGGCGTCGCCGCTGGCCAGCGCGTCGGCGGGCAGCTCGCCGACGCCGACGCCGACGAGGACGCGGGAGGCCCCGTCACCGACACCGGCGGCGACCCGCACGGTCACGGCGTCCCCGACCACCGCGCCCACCGCCGAAGCCGCCCCTCCCCCGGTGTCCACCCCGCCGGCGGAGCCCCGCTGGATCTCCGAGTGCACGATGTACGGCGGCTCCGAACTCACCCGGTACGGCGACAAGAACGTCCGCGTGACCCAGGTGCAGTGCATGCTCGTCCGGCGCGGCTACAGCGTGGGCGCGGCGGGCGAGGACGGCGACTTCGGCACGGCCACCAAGAACGCCGTCATCGCCTTCCAGGAGTCCAAGGGGCTTGCCGCGGACGGCCTGGTCGGCGAGCAGACCTGGGCCGCTCTGCGCAGCGCCACCTGA
- a CDS encoding maleylpyruvate isomerase family mycothiol-dependent enzyme, translated as MPPSRKRTRSYDPAKTRAAVSAQFEHVRTAALTLTAGQLALPTRLGTWTVRELLAHIALGMRSVTRAVTAPEPTRRDLALADWPAATGGFADRVDEGTRAFTETSVRDGEDLARLYADTAAEFAETLAGTADERLVATRLGGMTLADFLVTRALELTVHTDDLNAATGLAVPHDRQALATCTRFLADALALKAPGGSVEVRVPPYAVVQCVEGPRHTRGTPPNVVETDPLTWTRLATGRTTWTTARESARLRASGDRADLSPWLPLMT; from the coding sequence ATGCCACCGTCGAGGAAACGCACCCGCAGCTACGACCCGGCGAAGACGAGGGCCGCGGTGAGCGCCCAGTTCGAGCACGTCCGTACGGCGGCGCTCACCCTCACCGCCGGGCAACTGGCCCTCCCGACCCGCCTCGGCACCTGGACGGTCCGCGAACTGCTCGCCCACATCGCGCTGGGCATGCGGTCCGTCACCCGGGCCGTGACGGCTCCCGAGCCGACGCGCCGGGACCTGGCGCTGGCGGACTGGCCGGCCGCGACCGGCGGGTTCGCCGACCGGGTCGACGAGGGGACCCGCGCGTTCACGGAGACGTCCGTACGGGACGGGGAGGACCTGGCGCGGCTGTACGCCGACACGGCGGCCGAGTTCGCGGAGACCCTGGCCGGGACGGCGGACGAGCGGCTGGTCGCGACCCGGCTCGGCGGGATGACCCTGGCCGACTTCCTGGTGACCCGCGCGCTGGAACTGACCGTCCACACCGACGACCTGAACGCCGCCACCGGGCTGGCCGTCCCGCACGACCGGCAGGCGCTCGCCACCTGCACCCGCTTCCTCGCCGACGCCCTCGCGCTGAAGGCGCCGGGGGGCTCGGTGGAGGTGCGGGTGCCGCCGTACGCGGTCGTCCAGTGCGTGGAGGGCCCGCGGCACACGCGGGGCACCCCGCCGAACGTCGTCGAGACGGACCCGCTGACCTGGACCCGCCTGGCCACAGGCCGCACGACGTGGACGACGGCGCGCGAATCCGCCCGCCTCCGGGCCAGCGGTGACCGCGCGGACCTGTCCCCCTGGCTGCCCCTGATGACCTGA